A genomic stretch from Hydrogenobacter sp. includes:
- a CDS encoding 50S ribosomal protein L25/general stress protein Ctc: protein MKKVSLKLIPRRLGKKSELKNMRREGYVPVEIYGKDVENKHAYVSLKELMALPHGEAFLIEAEIDGDKKVCLLRDIQMGYLGDNPMHVDLYDISHTKEIEVEVPLEFAGVPAGVGLGGTFEIMMHTLTVKAPVDSIPDKITVDVSYMGLGDVLHVRDIAPPTGCVIMDSPEEVLAVVLEPEVEETTTEEASA from the coding sequence ATGAAAAAGGTATCGCTTAAGTTGATCCCGAGAAGGTTGGGTAAAAAAAGCGAGCTAAAAAACATGAGAAGGGAAGGTTACGTACCTGTAGAAATTTATGGTAAGGATGTGGAAAATAAGCACGCTTATGTGAGTTTGAAAGAACTTATGGCTTTGCCTCACGGAGAGGCCTTTCTTATAGAAGCGGAAATAGACGGGGATAAAAAGGTGTGTTTATTAAGGGATATCCAGATGGGTTATCTGGGAGATAACCCGATGCATGTAGACCTTTATGACATATCTCACACTAAGGAGATTGAAGTAGAAGTGCCTTTAGAGTTTGCTGGAGTACCTGCAGGTGTAGGGCTTGGTGGTACTTTTGAGATCATGATGCACACCTTAACGGTGAAAGCACCTGTAGACAGTATACCTGATAAAATTACAGTTGATGTAAGCTATATGGGGTTGGGTGATGTGCTTCACGTAAGAGACATAGCACCTCCAACTGGATGCGTAATAATGGACTCACCTGAAGAAGTGCTTGCTGTAGTCCTTGAACCAGAGGTGGAGGAAACGACAACCGAAGAAGCATCCGCCTGA
- the pth gene encoding aminoacyl-tRNA hydrolase: MIKLLVGLGNPGKKYEKTRHNVGFMIIDELIKKLKLKDHREECLSHLYKTKIDGREVILAKPQTYMNNSGLAVVNLLEEYEILPEEMIVIYDDLDLPLGKLRLKLEGSSGGHHGIESIIREIKTEKFPRLKVGIGRPKDKNQVVSYVLSPFNKEEEALLYKVLDRSKECLLRCVEFSPESAINFCNAPII, from the coding sequence ATGATAAAGCTACTTGTAGGTCTGGGAAATCCCGGTAAAAAGTATGAAAAGACACGTCACAATGTAGGTTTTATGATTATTGACGAGCTTATTAAAAAGCTCAAGCTGAAGGATCATCGGGAAGAGTGTTTATCACATCTATACAAGACGAAGATAGACGGGAGGGAAGTGATCTTGGCAAAACCTCAAACTTACATGAATAACTCCGGTCTTGCAGTTGTTAATTTGCTTGAAGAGTATGAAATCCTACCGGAGGAGATGATAGTCATATACGATGATCTTGATCTGCCATTGGGCAAGTTAAGGCTCAAACTCGAAGGGAGTAGTGGGGGACACCACGGCATTGAGTCCATCATAAGAGAGATAAAGACGGAGAAGTTTCCCAGACTCAAAGTGGGTATAGGCAGACCAAAAGATAAGAATCAAGTAGTCAGTTATGTCCTCTCTCCCTTTAATAAGGAGGAAGAAGCTCTCCTTTACAAAGTACTTGATCGCTCAAAAGAATGTCTTTTGAGATGCGTCGAGTTTTCACCTGAAAGTGCCATAAATTTTTGTAACGCACCTATTATCTGA
- a CDS encoding SapC family protein, translating to MTRLFSDVRFLDPQKHGQLNWECLKSRCPSSCCNVPDRTFVVLEELVRLSKYFPIVITVEVDHIGREEKLLCAYFRLKEDKKGCVYLKEGLGCLIEEEKPYTCRQYPFLIRENYLAADFTCPGFSQDVGTPVWNKESINPYFESDFFLYSLKLEEGKAQTEEFLKTLFDLDLIVGGKLTYETIDVSFNMVDEKRLLELPKDILREFYHRGYLRLVYAHLNSLQNWEKLIKRYLKP from the coding sequence ATGACGAGACTTTTTTCGGATGTACGCTTCCTTGATCCACAAAAGCACGGACAACTCAATTGGGAATGTTTAAAATCACGCTGTCCTTCAAGTTGTTGCAATGTTCCCGATCGCACTTTTGTGGTTCTTGAAGAGTTAGTACGGCTTTCAAAATACTTTCCTATAGTTATAACGGTAGAAGTGGATCATATAGGAAGGGAAGAAAAACTCCTATGCGCCTATTTCAGGCTCAAAGAGGACAAGAAGGGCTGTGTGTACTTGAAGGAAGGTTTAGGTTGTTTGATAGAGGAGGAAAAGCCATACACTTGCAGGCAGTACCCTTTCTTAATAAGAGAAAATTATCTGGCTGCGGACTTTACGTGTCCGGGATTTTCTCAAGACGTAGGCACACCTGTGTGGAATAAAGAAAGCATAAATCCATATTTTGAAAGCGATTTCTTCTTATACTCTCTGAAGCTTGAGGAAGGTAAAGCGCAAACTGAGGAATTCCTAAAGACACTTTTTGATCTTGACCTTATAGTAGGAGGAAAACTCACATACGAGACTATAGATGTGTCTTTCAATATGGTAGATGAAAAAAGGCTTTTGGAACTTCCAAAGGATATACTGAGGGAGTTTTATCATAGAGGATACTTGCGCCTGGTGTATGCACACCTCAACTCCCTTCAAAATTGGGAAAAGCTCATCAAAAGGTACCTAAAGCCTTGA
- a CDS encoding ribose-phosphate pyrophosphokinase, which translates to MVGNIKLLTGNSNPLLVKEVADHLGISVSDMIVSRFSDGEIRVQINESMRGEDVFIIQSLCPPVNEYIMELLLILDALKRASAGRITAVIPYYAYARQDRKDRPRVPISARLLADLITVAGAQRLVVVDLHSPQIQGFFNIPVDNLYALNVLYEYLKDKVDENTVVVSPDAGGVERARRLANKLGCGIAIIYKRRPEPNVAEVLDLIGDVNGKKAIIIDDMIDTAGTIVSATNLLISKGAVSVSVVATHAILSGPAVERINTSPLLEVIVTNTIPTEGKRCEKLRVVSVAPLIAESIKRIHEGESVSSLFA; encoded by the coding sequence ATGGTGGGCAATATAAAGCTCTTGACTGGTAACAGTAATCCTCTTTTGGTTAAGGAGGTAGCCGATCACCTCGGTATATCCGTATCAGACATGATCGTCTCCCGTTTCAGTGACGGTGAGATAAGGGTTCAGATAAACGAGTCTATGAGAGGGGAGGATGTTTTTATAATACAATCCTTATGCCCTCCGGTGAACGAATACATTATGGAGCTTCTTTTGATACTTGACGCTTTAAAAAGAGCTTCGGCAGGTAGGATAACAGCGGTTATACCGTACTACGCTTATGCAAGGCAGGATAGAAAGGACAGACCACGTGTACCTATAAGTGCGAGGCTTTTGGCTGATCTCATAACGGTTGCAGGTGCTCAAAGACTCGTGGTAGTGGATCTTCATTCTCCCCAAATACAGGGTTTTTTCAACATACCCGTTGATAACCTTTACGCTCTGAACGTTCTTTACGAGTATCTAAAAGATAAAGTTGACGAAAATACGGTAGTGGTTTCTCCAGATGCTGGAGGTGTGGAAAGGGCGAGGAGACTTGCCAACAAGCTTGGATGTGGTATAGCGATAATATACAAGAGGAGACCAGAACCAAACGTAGCTGAAGTGCTTGATCTCATAGGTGATGTTAATGGGAAAAAAGCTATAATAATTGATGATATGATAGATACAGCTGGAACGATAGTCTCCGCAACGAATTTACTCATATCAAAGGGTGCTGTAAGCGTTTCGGTAGTTGCCACCCACGCGATACTGTCGGGTCCAGCTGTAGAGAGAATAAATACCTCTCCATTGCTGGAAGTAATTGTAACCAACACTATTCCTACAGAAGGAAAGCGGTGCGAAAAGCTGAGGGTAGTTTCTGTTGCTCCCCTCATTGCAGAGTCTATAAAGAGGATACACGAAGGCGAATCGGTAAGTTCGCTATTTGCATAA
- a CDS encoding 4-(cytidine 5'-diphospho)-2-C-methyl-D-erythritol kinase translates to MRVLSPAKVNLGLWLLEKRTDGYHEIFTVYHSVSLFDEIFIKEGPLRVQTSNSIPQEENLVYKALKVMERYLGKELELSVYIQKNIPQGAGLGGGSSNCAVVLKTVNKILGEPLSMEELQEIAKKISSDAVFFLYGGTAVGRGRGDIVQPIDHLDLKITIVYPNIAVSTSQVYNAVRDTSLTHEIDDDKIIRSLVEGNFEVMENRLGEIAMEIFPEMKEAYRFLKYLGYRPMVSGSGSCIFYIGEASQEVKRGAALRGWRLYEVKSCDGV, encoded by the coding sequence ATGCGGGTTTTATCCCCTGCTAAGGTAAATCTTGGTTTATGGCTTTTGGAAAAGAGGACTGATGGCTATCATGAAATATTCACCGTGTACCACAGTGTATCTCTTTTTGATGAGATATTCATAAAAGAGGGACCATTAAGGGTTCAGACGAGTAACTCAATACCGCAGGAAGAGAATCTCGTTTACAAAGCTTTAAAAGTCATGGAGAGATATCTCGGGAAAGAGCTTGAGCTGAGCGTATACATTCAGAAAAATATACCGCAAGGCGCAGGCTTAGGAGGAGGCTCTTCCAACTGTGCAGTAGTTCTCAAAACTGTTAACAAGATATTGGGAGAACCTTTAAGTATGGAGGAGCTCCAAGAAATAGCTAAAAAAATCTCATCCGACGCGGTTTTCTTTCTATATGGTGGCACAGCGGTGGGAAGAGGTAGGGGAGACATAGTGCAGCCTATTGATCATCTTGATCTGAAAATTACTATTGTGTATCCGAATATAGCTGTTTCTACTTCACAGGTTTACAATGCCGTGAGAGATACTTCGTTGACACACGAAATTGACGATGATAAAATAATAAGGAGCTTGGTAGAGGGTAATTTTGAGGTGATGGAAAATCGTTTGGGTGAGATCGCTATGGAGATATTTCCCGAAATGAAGGAAGCTTATAGATTTCTTAAGTACCTGGGTTACAGACCTATGGTGAGTGGTAGCGGTTCGTGTATATTTTATATAGGTGAAGCTTCTCAAGAGGTAAAAAGAGGTGCAGCCCTTCGCGGATGGCGACTTTACGAGGTTAAAAGCTGTGATGGGGTGTAG